From a single Fusobacterium pseudoperiodonticum genomic region:
- a CDS encoding DUF2156 domain-containing protein encodes MWKKLTIESKDTIDEYTKNRFEICDLSFSNLFLWSFGENTEYEIENDVLTIRSKYMGEAYYYMPIPKNDTPENIAAMKEKIKKIIEENVPIHYFTEYWYEKLKDDFNLQEKRDYEDYIYSYESLSTLKGRHYAKKKNRVANFRKNYEYTYESISKDNIGEVIAFQEKWYKLHSEFGGEILKNENEGIMQLLKNYDSLDIKGGFLKVNNQIIAYSLGEALNDKIVLVHTEKALIDYIGSYQAINMIYLQEEWQGYELVNREDDFGDEGLREAKMSYKPLYLLKKYSIEKNV; translated from the coding sequence ATGTGGAAAAAATTAACAATAGAGTCCAAAGACACTATTGACGAATACACAAAAAATAGGTTTGAAATCTGTGATTTAAGTTTTTCTAATCTTTTCTTATGGAGCTTTGGAGAAAACACAGAATATGAAATAGAAAATGATGTTTTGACTATCAGAAGTAAATATATGGGTGAGGCATATTACTATATGCCTATCCCTAAAAATGATACTCCTGAAAATATAGCCGCTATGAAAGAAAAAATAAAAAAAATCATAGAGGAAAATGTACCTATTCACTATTTTACAGAATATTGGTATGAAAAATTAAAAGATGATTTTAATTTACAAGAGAAAAGAGATTATGAGGACTATATTTATTCTTATGAAAGTCTATCAACTTTAAAGGGTAGACACTATGCTAAGAAAAAAAATAGAGTAGCTAATTTTAGAAAAAATTATGAATATACTTATGAAAGTATAAGTAAGGATAATATAGGAGAAGTAATTGCTTTTCAAGAAAAATGGTACAAACTTCATTCAGAGTTTGGTGGAGAAATTCTAAAAAATGAAAATGAAGGAATAATGCAACTTTTAAAAAATTACGATAGCTTAGATATCAAAGGTGGTTTTTTAAAAGTTAATAATCAAATTATTGCCTATAGTCTAGGAGAAGCATTGAACGATAAAATAGTATTAGTTCATACTGAAAAAGCCTTAATTGACTATATAGGAAGTTATCAAGCAATAAATATGATATATTTACAAGAAGAATGGCAAGGTTATGAATTAGTAAATAGAGAAGATGATTTTGGTGATGAAGGATTAAGAGAAGCAAAAATGTCATACAAACCCCTTTATCTTTTAAAAAAATATAGCATAGAAAAGAATGTGTAA
- the pepV gene encoding dipeptidase PepV, whose translation MDLKEKVLGYKDEVVKEIQNAVRVKSVKEAPLPGMPFGEGPAKALDHFMDLAKKLGFKAEKFDNYAMHIDMGEGDETLGVLAHVDVVPEGDNWTYPPYSGTIADGKIFGRGTLDDKGPAVISLFAMKAIADAGIKLNKKVRMILGADEESGSACLKYYFGELKMPQPTIGFTPDSSFPVTYAEKGSVRVKIKKKFNTLQDVIIKGGNAFNSVPNKANGEIPVDMLGEVRNKNKVEFEREGNTYKVVSAGIPAHGAYPSKGYNAVSALFEVLKDFEVKNEELKSIVTFFDKFVKMETDGESFGVKCTDGETGELTLNLGKINLENNELEIWLDMRIPVKIKNEQIIETIKKNTEDFGYEFVLHSNTQPLYVPKDSFLVSTLMDIYKDLTGDINAEPVAIGGGTYAKYANNTVAFGALLPEQEDRMHQRDEYLEISKIDKLLQIYVEAIYKLAK comes from the coding sequence ATGGATTTAAAAGAAAAAGTACTAGGATACAAAGATGAAGTAGTAAAAGAAATTCAAAATGCAGTAAGAGTAAAAAGTGTTAAAGAAGCTCCATTACCTGGAATGCCTTTTGGGGAAGGGCCAGCAAAAGCTTTAGATCATTTTATGGACTTAGCTAAAAAACTTGGTTTTAAAGCTGAAAAATTTGATAACTATGCTATGCATATTGATATGGGAGAAGGAGATGAAACTTTAGGAGTACTTGCTCACGTTGACGTAGTACCAGAAGGAGATAACTGGACATATCCTCCATATTCGGGAACAATAGCAGATGGAAAAATCTTTGGTAGAGGGACATTAGATGACAAAGGACCTGCTGTAATCTCTTTATTTGCTATGAAAGCAATAGCAGATGCTGGAATAAAATTAAATAAAAAAGTTAGAATGATATTAGGAGCAGATGAAGAAAGTGGAAGTGCTTGTTTAAAATATTATTTTGGGGAATTAAAAATGCCTCAACCTACTATAGGATTCACACCAGACTCAAGTTTCCCTGTAACTTATGCAGAAAAAGGAAGTGTAAGAGTTAAAATAAAGAAAAAATTCAACACTTTACAAGATGTAATAATAAAAGGTGGAAATGCTTTTAACTCTGTTCCAAACAAAGCTAATGGAGAAATTCCTGTAGATATGCTTGGAGAAGTTAGAAACAAAAATAAAGTTGAATTTGAAAGAGAAGGAAATACATATAAAGTAGTTTCAGCAGGAATCCCAGCTCATGGAGCATACCCAAGCAAAGGATACAATGCAGTATCAGCTCTTTTTGAAGTTTTAAAAGATTTTGAAGTTAAGAATGAAGAATTAAAAAGTATAGTTACATTCTTTGATAAATTTGTAAAAATGGAAACTGATGGAGAATCTTTTGGAGTTAAATGTACTGATGGAGAAACAGGAGAATTAACTCTAAACTTAGGAAAAATTAATTTAGAAAATAATGAACTTGAAATTTGGTTAGATATGAGAATTCCTGTTAAAATTAAAAATGAACAAATAATAGAAACTATTAAGAAAAATACTGAAGATTTTGGATATGAATTTGTATTACATTCAAATACTCAACCTTTATATGTACCAAAAGATAGTTTCTTAGTTTCAACTTTAATGGATATCTATAAAGACTTAACAGGAGATATTAATGCAGAACCAGTAGCAATTGGTGGAGGAACTTACGCTAAATATGCAAATAACACTGTTGCCTTTGGAGCTTTACTTCCAGAACAAGAAGATAGAATGCACCAAAGAGATGAATATTTAGAGATCTCAAAAATTGATAAACTTCTTCAAATATATGTAGAAGCTATTTACAAGTTGGCAAAATAG